A region of Pyxidicoccus parkwaysis DNA encodes the following proteins:
- a CDS encoding DEAD/DEAH box helicase family protein, giving the protein MLDMSKGFLDERRLLDGPWQMLERDVARLMLANAFVDVRIVAGSGDHGGDVLGVKGDQLWVFQCKHTTTQAPPKSALAEVVNAARYYGAQRMVVATSRQPGDAFREEQERYRKLGLNIETVGPRELLQLMAVTPEHPPHGRTLRTYQEVATECLRTALVERGRGQLVMATGLGKTVVMAEATASLLRDGLVDGDRVLVLAHTRDLVEQLHRSFWLQLPRWVPTHHLSDGEAPAFWEGITFATIQSAVARLDRLPRFGLVLIDEAHHLGAEIFQRTLASLEPPMLAGVTATPWRGDAYDIDQMLGEPVFRMGIAEGLAKGFLAEVDYRLLADNIDWHFVQSQSKHRYSLAQLNRRLIIPMRDEEAARQIRAMFDEQGRRAGIVFCPTIEHAHSFVAALRKYEFKSEVISAETQSRDRDALMSRFRAGELQIVATVDLFNEGVDVPDVDLVVFMRATHSRRIFVQQLGRGLRISGAKDKVIVLDFVTDLRRVAEVLELDRATRRESVERLGLGERLVCFNDRSAGSFLREWVLDQADLMNREGDAALELPEFDFPRPVAPGGIQ; this is encoded by the coding sequence ATGCTCGACATGTCAAAAGGCTTTCTCGACGAGCGCAGATTGCTCGACGGACCATGGCAGATGCTTGAGCGCGATGTCGCCCGCCTGATGCTCGCCAACGCATTCGTAGACGTCCGCATAGTGGCGGGTAGTGGCGATCATGGTGGAGATGTTCTCGGCGTTAAGGGAGACCAACTGTGGGTCTTCCAGTGCAAGCACACAACTACGCAAGCGCCTCCCAAATCGGCGCTTGCCGAAGTGGTGAATGCTGCGCGGTACTACGGCGCTCAACGAATGGTGGTGGCGACATCACGACAACCAGGTGACGCATTTCGAGAGGAACAGGAACGTTACCGAAAGCTTGGCCTCAACATCGAGACTGTGGGGCCCCGAGAGTTGCTGCAGCTCATGGCGGTGACACCCGAACATCCGCCGCACGGGCGGACACTCAGAACATACCAAGAGGTCGCAACCGAATGCCTCAGGACTGCACTGGTCGAACGGGGCCGGGGGCAGCTCGTAATGGCCACAGGGTTGGGAAAAACTGTCGTTATGGCTGAGGCCACAGCCAGCCTCCTGCGAGATGGCTTGGTTGACGGGGATCGTGTCCTTGTCCTTGCCCATACCCGAGATCTTGTGGAGCAACTACACCGGAGTTTCTGGCTTCAGTTGCCGCGCTGGGTCCCCACTCACCACTTGAGCGACGGCGAAGCCCCAGCATTCTGGGAGGGAATCACTTTCGCCACGATACAGAGCGCGGTCGCCCGGCTTGACCGTTTGCCAAGATTTGGCCTCGTGCTGATCGATGAGGCTCATCATCTAGGTGCCGAAATCTTCCAACGAACTCTCGCCAGCTTGGAGCCACCAATGCTTGCTGGCGTCACGGCCACTCCCTGGCGTGGCGACGCCTACGACATTGACCAAATGCTTGGTGAACCCGTATTTCGCATGGGTATCGCAGAAGGCTTGGCAAAGGGCTTCCTGGCTGAAGTGGACTACCGTCTCTTGGCGGATAACATCGATTGGCATTTCGTTCAAAGTCAATCAAAGCATCGCTATTCTCTCGCTCAGCTCAATCGTCGACTAATAATTCCCATGAGGGATGAGGAGGCAGCCCGTCAGATACGAGCGATGTTTGACGAACAAGGGCGCCGCGCGGGAATCGTGTTCTGCCCGACCATCGAGCATGCTCACAGTTTCGTCGCCGCATTGCGGAAATACGAATTCAAGAGCGAGGTCATCTCGGCCGAGACTCAATCGAGGGATCGTGATGCTCTCATGTCACGATTCCGTGCGGGAGAGTTGCAAATTGTGGCAACCGTAGACCTCTTCAACGAGGGGGTCGATGTCCCCGATGTAGACTTGGTCGTCTTCATGAGGGCAACGCATAGTCGACGTATCTTTGTCCAGCAGTTGGGGCGAGGACTTAGGATTAGTGGCGCCAAGGACAAGGTGATTGTCCTAGACTTCGTCACCGACCTCCGTCGAGTTGCAGAAGTTCTGGAATTGGACCGTGCAACTCGGCGCGAGTCCGTCGAACGACTAGGCCTTGGTGAACGATTAGTCTGCTTCAATGATCGCTCGGCTGGCAGCTTTCTTCGTGAGTGGGTTCTCGACCAAGCTGACTTGATGAACCGCGAAGGAGATGCTGCGTTGGAGTTGCCCGAGTTTGATTTCCCTCGGCCCGTCGCGCCTGGAGGTATTCAGTGA
- a CDS encoding protein kinase domain-containing protein, producing the protein MLQPGVVVEPYEIERELGGGGMARVYRVRHRVLGSVHALKVLDPELTVNAELRARFLEEGRIQAQLRHPNIVAVTDLVVAPGVAGLVMDFLEGQSLEDFIESREGRPPPPGEVRDIFRQALAGVGFAHEQGYVHRDLKPSNIFLHEVHGDRVARILDFGIAKAPGSESKRATRTGARLGTPHYMSPEQVKDPRDATPRSDIFSLGVTLYELATGKRCFDGDSEFLIMRSIVQAEFLPPEQVHPGIDPGLAAVIHQAMAPEPEQRFASCEEFSAALDAPPRKPVMSMSQVKAAPEPKPSPPVPPAVRRLSQELPSVKEVPRVASRPAQSVPAATEVSPSVARPSQKVPVATPTPPAVARPSQKVAAATEVRPAPPPESKAVERRNSSPPARAEEPRPVSRGLSSEAKGAALLGLFGLLLLLLWLRRAELAAASAQAPAATPAPVTAPVPSTNTPSPITNTPVPSPHASSPITNTPASSTAHPSAAKSSQASRAPGVPPPVMPLRESPAVPAPSPSPAPDTGRLRLEVRPDVGVRIEITNPRGEQRFLAASSFVDEQALVGRWKVRATALGHEPQERDIEVKKDMVVLVRLTLEAARPGSAPSPEAPAEEAQAPSLDVSPTKLREEPPQPQKATAPEASERFAVQGPTVRDTRTGLVWTRRLSDNAYSWEEAQRYCGALVVDGGGWRLPERSELAELVSDPGVRNALYQVLSGAIGGKVWSATSFGGNSFGQVAWTAHLGTGGVEGLRTSLPIRALCVR; encoded by the coding sequence ATGTTGCAGCCGGGAGTGGTGGTGGAGCCCTACGAAATCGAGCGTGAGCTCGGTGGCGGAGGCATGGCTCGTGTGTACCGCGTGCGCCACCGGGTGCTGGGGAGCGTCCACGCGCTGAAGGTGCTGGACCCGGAGCTGACGGTGAACGCGGAGCTGCGCGCGCGCTTCCTGGAGGAGGGGCGCATCCAGGCGCAGCTGCGTCACCCGAACATCGTGGCGGTGACGGACCTCGTGGTGGCTCCGGGCGTTGCCGGGCTGGTGATGGACTTCCTGGAGGGCCAGTCGCTGGAGGACTTCATCGAGTCTCGCGAGGGTCGGCCGCCGCCTCCCGGCGAAGTGCGAGACATCTTCCGGCAGGCGCTGGCGGGCGTGGGCTTCGCGCACGAGCAGGGGTACGTGCACCGGGACTTGAAGCCCTCCAACATCTTCCTCCACGAGGTGCACGGCGACCGTGTCGCGCGCATCCTGGACTTCGGCATCGCCAAGGCGCCCGGTTCGGAGAGCAAGCGCGCCACGCGCACCGGGGCCCGGCTCGGGACGCCGCACTACATGAGCCCGGAGCAGGTGAAGGACCCGAGGGACGCCACGCCCCGCTCGGACATCTTCTCGTTGGGCGTCACGCTGTATGAGCTGGCGACGGGCAAGCGCTGCTTCGATGGGGACAGCGAGTTCCTCATCATGAGGAGCATCGTCCAGGCGGAGTTCCTTCCTCCCGAGCAGGTGCACCCGGGCATCGACCCCGGCCTTGCCGCGGTCATCCACCAGGCCATGGCGCCGGAACCCGAGCAGCGGTTCGCTTCCTGTGAGGAGTTCTCCGCTGCGCTGGATGCGCCTCCGCGCAAGCCGGTGATGTCCATGTCCCAGGTGAAGGCGGCGCCCGAGCCGAAGCCTTCACCGCCGGTGCCTCCCGCTGTGAGGCGTCTCTCGCAAGAGCTGCCCTCCGTGAAGGAGGTGCCTCGCGTCGCGTCGCGTCCCGCTCAGAGCGTGCCCGCCGCGACGGAGGTGTCCCCCTCCGTGGCGCGTCCCTCGCAGAAAGTGCCTGTCGCGACGCCGACACCTCCCGCAGTAGCGCGTCCGTCGCAGAAGGTGGCCGCCGCGACGGAGGTGCGGCCTGCGCCGCCTCCCGAGTCGAAGGCGGTGGAGCGCCGCAACTCCTCTCCGCCCGCGCGCGCGGAGGAGCCGCGTCCCGTCTCACGGGGCCTGTCCAGCGAAGCCAAGGGAGCGGCCCTGCTCGGCCTCTTCGGACTGTTGTTGCTCCTGTTGTGGCTGCGGCGGGCGGAGCTGGCAGCAGCGTCCGCCCAGGCACCTGCGGCGACACCGGCGCCCGTCACCGCGCCGGTCCCCAGTACCAATACGCCGAGCCCCATCACCAACACACCGGTTCCCAGCCCCCACGCGTCGAGCCCCATCACCAACACGCCGGCCTCGTCGACCGCGCACCCCTCGGCCGCGAAGTCTTCACAAGCGTCGAGAGCTCCAGGAGTGCCGCCTCCGGTGATGCCGCTCCGCGAGTCGCCTGCGGTTCCTGCCCCCAGTCCGAGCCCCGCGCCCGACACGGGTCGGCTGCGCTTGGAGGTTCGCCCCGACGTGGGAGTGCGCATCGAGATTACGAATCCCCGGGGCGAGCAGCGCTTCCTGGCCGCGTCGTCCTTCGTGGATGAGCAGGCGCTCGTGGGTCGGTGGAAGGTGAGGGCCACCGCGCTGGGACACGAGCCCCAGGAGCGCGACATCGAGGTGAAGAAAGACATGGTGGTGTTGGTGAGGCTCACGCTCGAGGCCGCCCGGCCCGGGTCCGCCCCGTCGCCTGAGGCCCCCGCCGAAGAGGCTCAGGCCCCGTCACTGGACGTGTCCCCCACGAAGCTGCGTGAGGAGCCGCCCCAGCCACAGAAGGCCACGGCGCCCGAAGCATCCGAGCGCTTCGCGGTGCAGGGCCCCACCGTGCGCGACACGCGGACGGGGCTCGTGTGGACGCGGCGGCTGTCGGACAACGCGTACTCGTGGGAGGAGGCCCAGCGCTATTGCGGCGCGCTCGTCGTCGATGGTGGCGGCTGGCGTCTGCCGGAGCGGAGCGAACTGGCGGAGCTCGTCAGCGACCCGGGCGTACGCAATGCGCTGTACCAGGTCCTCTCCGGAGCCATTGGGGGCAAGGTGTGGTCCGCGACCTCGTTCGGGGGCAACAGCTTCGGACAAGTGGCCTGGACGGCCCACCTCGGCACGGGCGGCGTGGAGGGACTGCGGACGTCCCTCCCGATTCGAGCGCTCTGCGTGCGTTGA
- a CDS encoding serine/threonine protein kinase → MSGTDELQPGTQLDGRYEVVRLLGQGGMAAVYQVRHLGLHSTHALKVLNADLARDPELRGRFLSEGRIQARLRHPNIVQVTEIVTTPVAGLVMDYVEGPTLGDRVHNEGALKLDDVLSVFLPVLDAVEEAHKADVVHRDLKPDNIILGRDSRGRLQPKVTDFGIAKLLRDEETNQKQRTRAGARMGTLLYMSPEQVRGAEEVDARSDIFSLGAILYEVATGKVAFADKSDFGTMSRIVEGTFEPPERVIGGLPPVLAGCIRKALAVDPAERFQDCAAFRTALESVKDPTAQAPAKPSRSYAVTSPGTVGTMNVAKPEQPAPVPAAPRPRNEPAPAYAKPAPAPQVQRPLGAPLAERPPGVAQMGAVAIPARMPKGAISPTPGASPILAALASLFCVPGVGQLYNEQIAKGLSLMAVWFTLLFAVPMGGCLALTMNLLFAIDGYRIAAKRKRGQYVGAWEFF, encoded by the coding sequence ATGAGTGGCACGGATGAACTGCAGCCTGGGACTCAGCTCGACGGCCGGTACGAAGTCGTACGGCTGCTGGGGCAGGGGGGCATGGCGGCCGTGTATCAGGTGCGCCATCTGGGGCTGCACAGCACGCACGCGCTGAAGGTGCTCAACGCGGACCTGGCGAGGGACCCGGAGCTGCGCGGCCGCTTCCTGTCGGAGGGGCGCATCCAGGCGCGGCTGCGCCACCCCAACATCGTGCAGGTCACTGAAATCGTCACCACGCCGGTGGCGGGGCTGGTGATGGACTACGTGGAGGGCCCCACGCTCGGAGACCGCGTCCACAATGAAGGTGCGCTGAAGTTGGACGACGTGCTCTCCGTCTTCCTGCCGGTGCTGGACGCGGTGGAGGAGGCGCACAAGGCCGACGTCGTGCACCGCGACCTCAAGCCCGACAACATCATCCTCGGCCGGGACAGCCGGGGTCGCCTGCAGCCGAAGGTGACGGACTTCGGCATCGCCAAGCTGCTGCGCGACGAGGAGACGAACCAGAAGCAGCGCACGCGGGCCGGTGCGCGCATGGGCACGTTGCTGTACATGAGCCCGGAGCAGGTGCGGGGCGCGGAAGAGGTGGACGCGCGCTCGGACATCTTCTCGCTGGGCGCCATCCTCTACGAGGTGGCCACCGGCAAGGTGGCCTTCGCCGACAAGAGCGACTTCGGCACCATGAGCCGCATCGTGGAGGGCACGTTCGAGCCGCCCGAGCGTGTCATCGGTGGACTGCCGCCGGTGCTGGCGGGCTGCATCCGCAAGGCGCTGGCGGTGGACCCGGCGGAGCGCTTCCAGGACTGCGCCGCCTTCCGCACGGCGCTGGAGTCGGTGAAGGACCCGACGGCGCAGGCTCCGGCGAAGCCCTCGCGCTCGTACGCGGTGACGAGCCCGGGCACCGTGGGCACCATGAACGTGGCGAAGCCGGAGCAGCCCGCGCCGGTGCCGGCCGCGCCCAGGCCCCGGAACGAGCCCGCGCCCGCCTATGCGAAGCCCGCGCCCGCGCCCCAGGTGCAGCGCCCGCTGGGGGCACCGCTCGCCGAGCGTCCGCCCGGAGTGGCGCAGATGGGGGCCGTGGCGATTCCCGCCAGGATGCCCAAGGGGGCCATCTCCCCGACACCGGGGGCCTCGCCCATCCTCGCCGCGCTGGCGAGCTTGTTCTGCGTCCCCGGCGTGGGGCAGCTCTACAACGAGCAGATCGCCAAGGGGCTGAGCCTCATGGCTGTGTGGTTCACGTTGCTCTTTGCGGTACCGATGGGAGGGTGCCTCGCGCTCACCATGAACCTGCTGTTCGCCATCGACGGGTACCGCATCGCGGCCAAGCGCAAGCGTGGACAGTACGTGGGGGCCTGGGAGTTCTTCTAG
- a CDS encoding tubulin-like doman-containing protein: MGLLATEKFNPTLFVGLGGNGGKIVQLLAQRLRRHPNWERIQSMTHFVVIDTNKDDLDKLRDVPPENRFLISAFDQRAYIERKRGQRELPEDPLVTQWVPASYGFRAAQGAGAGQIRMESRLRLYYNLEEDRRGIRRTLQRLLDESTRRENPWRDNENKVVRVMLYGSVAGGTGSGGFLPMAYLLRQMVQDAGWGRPQIVSMLTLPTAFREKVRPQLQADIMANGYAALKELEFLNRQLDYAGGTDSLEFHYDPGTRDTSRQFVGERPFALTYLIDRPDQISIEKYEHAVADACYVQLFSPLLGAQAGEYDNYEKHQKKLALGHFSVHYGAFGTALLQLPRRDILRYAGLRYVASAFRQFLCFGADHPDFQVPYGDPAFQRLDVLEKNRRIDEKFKGYVAFRAGEEERRDEKGQFFGIQAQLGKGGRPMADAFRARLEEVFGRLDERIDIPDVEKQSINPGNPSLSRPIAVLRRSKDESRARVVGEYLEAQRGEVRIGRFFETFFKDNEVNPIAQRLFLIRLLEQPFLVPFQDPEDGAYLKSDVAPPDLDSPEVRQEISRLDAEMARNAQPGLLKSLTDRDNKAFSAAKLRAVSRVEQWSNDFRDEIKRTFWRAFESELRKDAEARLESFRKVAQVADERARDAEAQAERFRKDPAAVDTGSDVAQFYLDAEVLRDDRRRERLWRELYLHKLDSDSNFRASDIFDAVTEAFSPARDSDGRLRARDAGEIVQKVRERLEAQATEVYGRVLKDMGLDLASALELEQRYVALHRAGKDLEALKRTGKLDEELRAVPARDVRTGIEDRFKRLAEECVLLAHVDATRRDDPTVVPADVFYAGLHERYASDEEGALWNLLRGSVAGTQRVAGWEEQDSLVLYRALLGVPLYWFRNIQTELYSAYKKVKADTNRTYPLHIEAAWEGDPGLPDLDPVEIKRAEERRTAERAAQAARQSRDSRLRAFTLCMLFGNIVRDEQGYHWTFAGTRNKLAPERAQAFEAFEAMDPTLRSDLESSSQDAWRHRTVERSERTRLLEEAQAHQRKLTETYARAVAEGRDAEKRFLQEERAVVESLLAELRA, translated from the coding sequence TTGGGGCTGTTGGCTACGGAGAAGTTCAACCCGACCCTGTTCGTGGGCCTGGGCGGCAACGGCGGGAAGATCGTCCAGCTCCTGGCGCAGCGGCTGCGGCGCCATCCGAACTGGGAGCGCATCCAGTCGATGACGCACTTCGTGGTCATCGACACGAACAAGGACGACCTGGACAAGCTCCGGGACGTCCCGCCCGAGAACCGCTTCCTCATCTCCGCGTTCGACCAGCGCGCGTACATCGAGCGCAAGCGCGGCCAGCGCGAGCTGCCGGAAGACCCGCTCGTCACGCAGTGGGTGCCCGCCAGCTACGGCTTCCGCGCCGCCCAGGGCGCGGGCGCGGGGCAGATCCGCATGGAGAGCCGGCTGCGGCTCTACTACAACCTGGAAGAGGACCGGCGCGGCATCCGCCGCACGCTCCAGCGCCTGCTCGACGAGTCCACGCGCCGCGAGAATCCGTGGCGTGACAACGAGAACAAGGTCGTCCGGGTGATGCTGTACGGCTCCGTGGCGGGAGGCACCGGCTCCGGTGGCTTCCTGCCCATGGCCTACCTCTTGCGGCAGATGGTGCAGGACGCGGGCTGGGGACGGCCGCAAATCGTCTCCATGCTGACGCTGCCCACCGCCTTCCGCGAGAAGGTGCGGCCCCAGCTCCAGGCGGACATCATGGCCAATGGCTATGCCGCGCTGAAGGAGCTGGAGTTCCTCAACCGCCAGCTCGACTACGCGGGCGGCACGGACTCGCTGGAGTTCCACTACGACCCGGGCACGCGCGACACGAGCCGCCAGTTCGTCGGTGAGCGCCCCTTCGCGCTGACGTACCTCATCGACCGGCCGGACCAGATTTCCATCGAGAAGTACGAGCACGCGGTGGCGGACGCCTGCTACGTGCAGCTCTTCTCGCCGCTGCTGGGCGCGCAGGCCGGCGAGTACGACAACTACGAGAAGCACCAGAAGAAGCTGGCCCTGGGCCACTTCTCCGTCCACTACGGCGCCTTCGGCACGGCGCTGCTCCAGCTCCCCCGGCGCGACATCCTCCGCTACGCGGGCCTGCGCTACGTGGCGAGCGCCTTCCGGCAGTTCCTCTGCTTCGGCGCGGACCATCCGGACTTCCAGGTGCCCTACGGCGACCCGGCCTTCCAACGGCTGGACGTGCTGGAGAAGAACCGGCGCATCGACGAGAAGTTCAAGGGCTACGTCGCGTTCCGCGCGGGCGAGGAGGAGCGCCGCGACGAGAAGGGCCAGTTCTTCGGCATCCAGGCGCAGCTCGGCAAGGGCGGCAGGCCCATGGCGGATGCGTTCCGCGCGCGGCTGGAGGAGGTGTTCGGCCGGCTGGACGAGAGAATCGACATCCCGGACGTGGAGAAGCAGTCCATCAACCCGGGCAACCCGTCGCTGAGCCGGCCCATCGCCGTGCTGCGCCGCTCGAAGGACGAGTCACGCGCCCGCGTGGTGGGCGAGTACCTGGAGGCACAGCGCGGCGAGGTGCGCATCGGGCGCTTCTTCGAGACGTTCTTCAAGGACAACGAGGTCAACCCCATCGCCCAGCGGCTGTTCCTCATCCGCCTGCTGGAGCAGCCCTTCCTCGTTCCGTTCCAGGACCCGGAGGACGGCGCGTACCTCAAGTCGGACGTGGCTCCGCCGGATTTGGACAGCCCGGAGGTGCGGCAGGAGATTTCGCGGCTGGACGCGGAGATGGCGCGCAACGCGCAGCCGGGCCTGCTCAAGAGCCTGACGGACCGCGACAACAAGGCCTTCAGCGCGGCCAAGCTGCGCGCGGTGTCGCGCGTGGAGCAGTGGTCCAACGACTTCCGCGACGAAATCAAGCGGACGTTCTGGCGCGCCTTCGAGAGCGAGCTGCGCAAGGACGCGGAGGCGCGGCTGGAGTCCTTCCGCAAGGTGGCGCAGGTGGCGGACGAGCGCGCTCGTGACGCCGAGGCCCAGGCGGAGCGCTTCCGCAAGGACCCGGCCGCGGTGGACACGGGCTCGGACGTGGCGCAGTTCTACCTGGACGCGGAGGTGCTGCGAGACGACCGTCGCCGCGAGCGGCTGTGGCGCGAGCTGTACCTGCACAAGCTGGACAGCGACTCCAACTTCCGCGCCTCGGACATCTTCGACGCGGTGACGGAGGCGTTCAGTCCGGCGCGCGACTCGGATGGCCGGCTGCGCGCGCGGGACGCGGGGGAAATCGTCCAGAAGGTGCGGGAGCGACTGGAGGCCCAGGCCACGGAGGTGTACGGCCGCGTGCTGAAGGACATGGGCCTGGACCTGGCGAGCGCGCTGGAGCTCGAGCAGCGCTATGTGGCCCTGCACCGCGCGGGCAAGGACCTGGAGGCGCTCAAGCGCACGGGCAAGCTGGACGAGGAATTGCGCGCGGTGCCGGCGCGCGACGTGCGCACGGGCATCGAGGACCGCTTCAAGCGGCTGGCGGAGGAGTGCGTGCTGCTGGCCCACGTGGACGCCACGCGGCGGGACGACCCCACGGTGGTTCCGGCGGACGTCTTCTACGCGGGCCTGCACGAGCGCTACGCCAGTGACGAGGAGGGCGCGCTGTGGAACCTGCTGCGCGGCTCGGTGGCGGGGACGCAGCGCGTGGCGGGTTGGGAGGAGCAGGACTCGCTGGTGCTGTACCGCGCGCTGCTGGGCGTGCCGCTCTACTGGTTCCGCAACATCCAGACGGAGCTGTACTCCGCCTACAAGAAGGTGAAGGCGGACACGAACCGCACGTACCCGCTGCACATCGAGGCGGCGTGGGAGGGCGACCCGGGCCTGCCGGACCTGGACCCGGTGGAAATCAAGCGCGCCGAGGAGCGCCGCACCGCCGAGCGCGCCGCGCAGGCCGCTCGCCAGTCCCGGGACTCGCGGCTGCGCGCCTTCACGCTGTGCATGCTGTTCGGCAACATCGTCCGCGACGAGCAGGGCTACCACTGGACCTTCGCGGGCACGCGCAACAAGCTGGCGCCGGAGCGAGCCCAGGCCTTCGAGGCCTTCGAGGCGATGGACCCGACGCTGCGGAGCGACCTGGAGTCGAGCTCGCAGGACGCGTGGCGGCACCGGACGGTGGAGCGCTCCGAGCGCACGCGGCTGCTGGAGGAGGCGCAGGCGCACCAGCGGAAGCTCACCGAGACGTACGCGCGGGCGGTGGCGGAGGGACGCGACGCGGAGAAGCGCTTCCTCCAGGAGGAGCGCGCGGTGGTCGAGTCGCTCCTGGCCGAGCTGAGGGCGTGA